The DNA segment TTTTATGACAATAGATGAAGTATCTGAAGAAATAAGCAGACTTGTAAAAGAAAAAATAGGTGAATAATATGATTTATAACTTACTTAGAGTTCTGATATGGATTCCATTGAAAATAGTGATGATTTTTAGTTCTAAAAAAAGAAAATTTATAGAAAAAAGGCTTAATCAAGATTTTGAATTTTTAAAATCAGACAAACCTTATATTTGGCTTCATTGCTCGTCAGTGGGAGAGATTAATCTTTCAGATGCTCTTATAAAAAAGCTTCTTGCTGAAAGAAATGAAAATATTTTAATCAGTACTTTTACAGATACAGGATATGAAACAGCACAGAATAAATATTCAAAGGAAGAGAGAATAAAAAGAATATATTTTCCTTTAGATTGTAACGCAGAAATTAGAAAAATCTTAAGAAGAATAGATTTAAAACTTCTTATTTTAATAGAAACAGAAATATGGCCTAATTTAATAAAACTTGCTCATAAAAAAGGAAAAGTAATTCTTGTAAATGGAAGAATTTCAGATAAAAGTTTTGGAAAATATATGAAATTCAGAAGAATTTTAAAGAAAACTCTTGAAAAGATTGATGGATTTTATATGCAGACAGAAATTGACTGTGGAAGAATAGCAGCCATAGGTGCTGATTCTGAAAAAATAACAGCAGCTGGAAATTTGAAATTTGATATAGAACTTCAAAATTATTCTGAGGAAGAAAAAAATGAACTTAAGGAAACTATTTTTTCTGATGGAAGAAAAATTTTTGTTGCAGGAAGTACAAGAACAGGTGAAGATGAAATTATAATAGATGCTTTTTCACATCTTAGAGATTATATGCTTGTTATAGTTCCAAGACATCTTGAAAGAATGGAAAAAATAGAAGAAATTATAAGAAAGAAAAATTTTTCTTATGTAAAATACAGTGAATATCTTGAAGGAAAAGGGAAAAAGGCAGATATAGTTTTAGTTGATAAAATGGGAGTTCTTAGAAAATTTTATTCAATA comes from the Fusobacterium perfoetens genome and includes:
- a CDS encoding 3-deoxy-D-manno-octulosonic acid transferase, coding for MIYNLLRVLIWIPLKIVMIFSSKKRKFIEKRLNQDFEFLKSDKPYIWLHCSSVGEINLSDALIKKLLAERNENILISTFTDTGYETAQNKYSKEERIKRIYFPLDCNAEIRKILRRIDLKLLILIETEIWPNLIKLAHKKGKVILVNGRISDKSFGKYMKFRRILKKTLEKIDGFYMQTEIDCGRIAAIGADSEKITAAGNLKFDIELQNYSEEEKNELKETIFSDGRKIFVAGSTRTGEDEIIIDAFSHLRDYMLVIVPRHLERMEKIEEIIRKKNFSYVKYSEYLEGKGKKADIVLVDKMGVLRKFYSISNAAFVGGTLVNIGGHSLLEPLFYRKTPIFGKYLQNVKDIAEEILKRGIGFKADNSEDIAVSIGEIDNGHIKNEEIEKFFTANKNAVQRIADEIDRLIK